A region from the Vibrio navarrensis genome encodes:
- the hpf gene encoding ribosome hibernation promoting factor has protein sequence MQINIQGHHVDLTDSMQDYVHSKFDKLERFFDHINSIQVVLKVEKIHQIAEATLHVNHGEIHASSDDENMYAAIDSLVDKLVRQLNKHKEKLNSH, from the coding sequence ATGCAAATCAATATCCAAGGCCATCACGTTGATCTTACCGATTCAATGCAAGACTATGTTCACTCCAAGTTTGATAAACTTGAGCGATTTTTTGACCACATCAACAGTATCCAAGTGGTCCTCAAAGTTGAAAAAATTCACCAAATCGCTGAAGCTACGCTCCACGTAAACCACGGCGAAATTCATGCTTCATCCGACGATGAAAACATGTACGCTGCCATAGACTCCCTGGTCGATAAACTCGTCCGCCAGTTAAACAAACACAAAGAAAAACTTAACAGTCATTAA
- the ptsN gene encoding PTS IIA-like nitrogen regulatory protein PtsN, which yields MQLSTILSLNCTKSAVQCSSKKRALEIISNLVAEHTGQDSTALFECMLSREKMGSTGIGNGIAIPHARMTSADHAVAVLLQCEQPIEFDAIDNRPVDLLFALLVPEEQCKEHLKTLSSMAERLSDKQVLKMLRNAKSDQELYDIMVSEQQDA from the coding sequence ATGCAACTTAGCACAATACTTTCACTGAACTGCACCAAGAGTGCAGTTCAGTGCTCTAGCAAGAAAAGAGCCCTCGAAATCATCAGCAACCTGGTTGCAGAACACACTGGCCAAGATTCCACTGCCTTGTTTGAGTGCATGCTCAGCCGAGAAAAAATGGGCAGCACGGGTATCGGTAACGGTATTGCCATTCCCCACGCACGCATGACATCTGCTGACCACGCGGTCGCCGTTTTACTGCAATGTGAACAACCGATAGAGTTTGACGCCATCGACAACCGTCCAGTCGACCTTCTGTTTGCGCTTTTGGTGCCAGAAGAACAGTGCAAAGAACACCTGAAAACCCTCTCCTCCATGGCAGAACGCCTGAGCGACAAGCAGGTGCTGAAAATGTTGCGCAATGCCAAAAGCGACCAAGAGTTGTACGACATCATGGTCAGCGAGCAACAGGACGCCTAA
- the rapZ gene encoding RNase adapter RapZ codes for MRLIIVSGHSGAGKSVALRVLEDLGYYCVDNLPVNLLDAFVQSIAESKQNVAVSIDIRNIPKRMKELSETLKKLKESLDVSVVFLDADKETLLKRYSETRRIHPLSKGEHTHTLDQAIDQEKKILKPLREIADILLDSSNQSLHELSETIRTRVEGHERKELIMVFESFGFKYGLPTDADYVFDVRFLPNPHWEPSLRPMTGLDGPIKAFLERHEEVLELKHQIESFIEHWLPMLEKNNRSYLTVAIGCTGGKHRSVYLTQQIGEYFAELGHKVRIRHTGLEKRNKE; via the coding sequence ATGCGACTCATCATCGTCAGTGGACACTCCGGAGCCGGCAAAAGCGTTGCTTTGCGCGTTCTGGAAGATCTCGGTTACTACTGTGTCGATAACCTGCCAGTCAATCTGCTTGACGCGTTTGTTCAGTCCATCGCCGAAAGCAAGCAAAATGTCGCGGTCAGTATCGATATTCGCAACATTCCCAAACGCATGAAGGAGCTTTCCGAGACCTTAAAGAAGCTCAAAGAGAGCCTTGATGTTTCGGTGGTTTTTCTCGATGCCGATAAAGAGACCTTGCTCAAGCGCTACAGTGAAACTCGCCGCATCCATCCACTTTCTAAGGGTGAACATACCCACACGCTCGATCAAGCGATTGATCAAGAGAAGAAGATCCTCAAACCATTGCGAGAGATTGCCGATATCCTGCTCGACAGCAGCAATCAATCACTGCATGAACTGAGTGAAACCATTCGCACCCGAGTCGAAGGCCATGAACGGAAAGAACTGATCATGGTGTTTGAATCCTTCGGCTTTAAATATGGCCTGCCAACCGACGCAGACTATGTGTTTGATGTGCGCTTCCTACCAAACCCGCATTGGGAACCATCGCTGCGACCCATGACCGGTCTGGATGGCCCGATCAAAGCCTTTTTGGAGCGCCACGAAGAAGTATTAGAACTCAAGCATCAAATAGAAAGCTTTATCGAACATTGGCTACCGATGCTGGAAAAGAACAATCGCAGCTACCTCACTGTGGCGATTGGCTGTACCGGCGGAAAACATCGCTCCGTGTACTTAACTCAGCAAATTGGTGAATATTTTGCCGAGCTTGGGCACAAAGTGCGAATTCGTCACACTGGATTAGAAAAGCGCAACAAGGAATAG
- a CDS encoding HPr family phosphocarrier protein, giving the protein MEQSRKVLIQNRLGLHARAAVKLVELAQSFEAEVTIDNEEDKTAAADSVMGLLMLESAQGQYVTIHAKGPQAQVALDAICHLIEDKFDEGE; this is encoded by the coding sequence GTGGAACAGAGTCGCAAGGTATTGATACAGAATCGTTTGGGTCTACATGCACGCGCGGCTGTAAAGTTGGTTGAGCTGGCACAAAGCTTTGAAGCTGAAGTTACCATCGACAATGAAGAGGACAAAACCGCCGCGGCTGACAGCGTTATGGGTCTGCTGATGTTGGAATCGGCGCAAGGGCAATATGTCACCATTCACGCCAAAGGTCCACAAGCACAAGTCGCCTTAGACGCGATTTGCCACCTGATAGAAGACAAATTTGATGAAGGTGAATAA
- the mgtE gene encoding magnesium transporter, giving the protein MAEQIEFDQAHQALQEVTEALENGRFVHVRRQLQDMEPEDIAHLLEASPRKSREVLWQLTDPEDYGEILDELSEDVKDNLVSKMAPEALAEATEGMDTDGVAYVLRSLPDNVSREVLAQMDAADRLRVETALSYPEDTAGGLMNTDVITIRGDVDVDVVLRYLRMKGELPENTDALYVIDEESKLIGELSITALITTQPDVKVSEVMEDVDDAITVDTSDSDVASLFERRNWISAPVIDENYHLVGRITIDDVVDVIREDAEHSMMSMAGLNDEEDTFAPVVKSARKRSVWLGANVLAALAAASVSNMFEATLDQMAAIAVLMTIVPSMGGVAGNQTVALVIRGLALGHIGDSNRRELLMKEAAIGFLNGVMWALIIGGIVVAWKGNWVLGGIISAAMMTNLIVAGIAGVSIPILLKKMNIDPALAGGMALTTVTDVIGLSVFLGLATILI; this is encoded by the coding sequence ATGGCAGAGCAAATAGAATTCGACCAAGCTCACCAAGCCCTCCAAGAAGTCACCGAAGCGCTGGAAAACGGCCGCTTCGTCCATGTCCGCCGTCAACTTCAGGACATGGAACCCGAAGATATCGCCCACCTTTTAGAAGCTTCCCCGCGTAAAAGTCGTGAAGTGCTCTGGCAGCTCACCGACCCTGAAGATTACGGTGAAATTCTCGATGAGCTTAGCGAAGACGTCAAAGATAACCTTGTCTCAAAAATGGCCCCTGAAGCGCTCGCTGAAGCCACCGAAGGCATGGATACCGATGGCGTCGCTTACGTTCTGCGTAGCTTGCCAGATAACGTTTCGCGTGAAGTTTTGGCACAGATGGATGCAGCCGACCGCTTACGGGTTGAAACTGCACTTTCCTATCCGGAAGATACCGCGGGCGGATTGATGAACACCGACGTTATCACCATTCGTGGTGACGTCGACGTTGACGTAGTCCTGCGCTACCTGCGTATGAAAGGGGAACTGCCAGAAAACACCGATGCTCTGTATGTGATCGATGAAGAGAGTAAGCTGATAGGCGAGCTCTCTATCACCGCGCTGATTACTACTCAGCCAGACGTGAAAGTCAGCGAAGTGATGGAAGATGTCGATGACGCCATTACAGTTGATACCAGCGATTCCGATGTCGCAAGCCTGTTTGAACGACGTAACTGGATCTCTGCGCCGGTGATTGACGAGAACTACCATCTGGTGGGGCGAATTACCATCGATGACGTGGTCGATGTGATTCGTGAAGACGCCGAGCACTCGATGATGAGTATGGCGGGCCTGAATGATGAAGAAGACACCTTTGCGCCTGTGGTTAAATCGGCGCGAAAGCGCAGCGTTTGGCTCGGCGCGAACGTGCTCGCCGCCCTTGCTGCCGCTTCTGTTTCCAACATGTTTGAAGCCACGCTGGATCAAATGGCGGCTATCGCGGTCCTGATGACCATAGTGCCTTCAATGGGCGGTGTGGCTGGCAACCAAACCGTTGCACTGGTGATTCGTGGCTTAGCACTGGGTCACATCGGTGACTCCAACCGCCGTGAACTCTTGATGAAAGAGGCTGCGATTGGTTTTCTCAATGGGGTGATGTGGGCGCTGATTATTGGCGGCATCGTGGTCGCGTGGAAAGGCAATTGGGTGCTCGGTGGGATCATTTCTGCCGCGATGATGACCAACCTGATTGTTGCTGGCATCGCCGGAGTCTCTATCCCGATTTTGTTGAAAAAGATGAATATCGATCCGGCACTGGCTGGCGGTATGGCACTGACCACCGTTACCGATGTGATCGGATTGTCGGTTTTTCTTGGGCTGGCCACCATTTTGATCTGA
- the pmbA gene encoding metalloprotease PmbA yields MDVKQQVAQQRIELEAAVARALELAAQQSDAAEVAITKTTGLSVSTRLCEVENVEFNSDGALGITVYRGQRKGSASTSDLSEKAIQQTVLAALDIALYTSEDPCSGPAPAELMVKDIPDLDLFHPDTPDPDYAAKIAIAAEREALSYSDKIKQSDGASYDSHYGVRVYGNSHGLLASYASSRHSISCCVIGEGKNGEMERDYSYTVARHRDDMWTPEQVGQEAAEKTIQRLDARKLKTGKFPVMFAPDVATGLMGHLVMAISGGNLYRKSSFLLDKLGHQVLPEWFNISERPHILRGLASSPFDSEGVFTQDREIITDGVLATYLLTSYAARKMNMAPTGHAGGIHNWFVKSTGQTFSQMLKELGTGLLVTEVMGQGVNVVTGDYSRGAAGFWVENGEIQYPVSEITIAGNLKEMFTHIVAVGSDVETRSQIQTGSILLESMKIAGE; encoded by the coding sequence ATGGATGTAAAACAGCAAGTTGCTCAACAGAGAATTGAGCTTGAAGCAGCCGTTGCCAGAGCGTTGGAGCTCGCGGCGCAACAGTCCGACGCAGCGGAAGTCGCGATCACTAAGACGACCGGGCTCAGTGTCTCTACTCGTTTGTGTGAAGTCGAAAATGTCGAGTTCAACAGTGATGGCGCGCTTGGCATTACCGTCTACCGTGGTCAGCGTAAAGGCAGCGCCTCGACCTCGGATCTGAGTGAAAAAGCGATTCAGCAAACCGTATTGGCGGCGTTGGATATTGCGCTGTACACCTCGGAAGATCCTTGTTCCGGCCCGGCTCCGGCCGAGTTGATGGTCAAAGATATCCCAGACCTTGATCTCTTCCACCCAGACACGCCGGATCCAGATTACGCAGCGAAGATTGCCATTGCTGCCGAGCGTGAAGCGCTGAGTTATAGCGATAAAATTAAGCAGAGCGATGGCGCAAGCTATGACAGCCACTATGGTGTGCGCGTGTATGGCAATAGCCACGGCTTGCTAGCGAGCTATGCATCGAGCCGTCACAGCATCAGTTGCTGTGTGATTGGTGAGGGCAAAAATGGTGAGATGGAACGCGATTACAGCTATACCGTGGCGCGTCATCGCGATGACATGTGGACGCCAGAGCAAGTCGGCCAAGAAGCGGCGGAAAAAACCATTCAACGCTTGGATGCGCGTAAGCTGAAAACGGGTAAGTTCCCGGTGATGTTTGCTCCGGATGTAGCCACGGGTTTGATGGGCCACTTAGTGATGGCGATCAGCGGTGGCAATCTCTATCGTAAATCTTCTTTCTTGCTCGACAAATTGGGTCATCAGGTGCTACCTGAGTGGTTCAATATCAGCGAGCGCCCGCATATTCTACGCGGTCTGGCTTCAAGCCCATTTGATAGCGAAGGCGTGTTCACTCAAGATAGAGAGATCATTACCGATGGCGTGCTGGCCACTTACCTGCTGACCAGTTACGCGGCGCGCAAAATGAACATGGCACCAACCGGTCACGCCGGCGGTATCCATAACTGGTTTGTCAAATCAACCGGGCAGACTTTTAGTCAGATGCTCAAAGAGCTCGGCACGGGGTTACTGGTTACTGAAGTGATGGGACAAGGTGTCAACGTGGTGACGGGGGATTACTCCCGTGGCGCAGCGGGTTTCTGGGTAGAAAATGGTGAAATCCAATACCCAGTGTCAGAGATCACCATCGCAGGTAATCTCAAAGAGATGTTTACGCACATTGTCGCGGTCGGCAGTGATGTGGAAACGCGCTCGCAGATTCAAACAGGCTCGATTTTGTTAGAGTCGATGAAAATCGCGGGTGAATAG
- the yjgA gene encoding ribosome biogenesis factor YjgA has product MARKNQKAPWEPEEEIIIVSKSEMKRDMDELQKLGEELVELKPSVLAKFPISEDLLEAIKDAQRFKNEARRRQLQYIGKVMRQEDPEPIQAALDKLRNKHSQNTAVLHKLETLRDRVIAEGDSAIDEVVELYPAADRQRLRQLARTALKEKQNNKPPKAFREIFQVLKQLNDEAIASSL; this is encoded by the coding sequence ATGGCTCGTAAAAACCAAAAAGCGCCATGGGAACCAGAAGAAGAAATCATCATAGTCAGCAAATCTGAGATGAAACGCGATATGGATGAGTTGCAAAAACTGGGGGAAGAGTTGGTTGAACTCAAACCTTCCGTATTGGCGAAATTTCCGATCAGTGAAGATTTGCTTGAGGCGATCAAAGATGCGCAACGTTTTAAAAACGAAGCACGTCGTCGCCAACTGCAATACATCGGCAAAGTGATGCGTCAAGAAGATCCAGAACCGATTCAAGCGGCGTTGGATAAACTGCGCAACAAACATTCACAAAACACGGCGGTGCTGCACAAGTTAGAAACGCTGCGTGATCGCGTGATTGCCGAAGGGGATAGCGCAATTGACGAGGTGGTGGAACTCTACCCTGCTGCGGATCGTCAGCGCTTGCGTCAGCTTGCTCGTACCGCACTCAAAGAGAAGCAAAACAACAAACCGCCCAAAGCGTTTCGCGAAATTTTCCAAGTTCTTAAACAGCTTAATGACGAAGCAATCGCTTCATCGTTGTAA
- the thiQ gene encoding thiamine ABC transporter ATP-binding protein: MLTLNQVKYYYHDALFHFDLQVAQGEIVALMGPSGAGKSTLLALIAGFIEPQSGEMAVSGLSLRNKPPYQRPFSMLFQEHNLFSHLTVEQNIALGLQPGLKLSSAEHKQVQQAAEQVGIASYLSRLPQQLSGGQRQRVALARCFVQPNPIWLLDEPFSALDPVLREEMLALVKHLAKERNITVLMVTHHVSDARAIASHFVYIANGHVEQFGTMAQLTTTHANRALAEFVQAGS, encoded by the coding sequence ATGTTAACTCTCAATCAGGTGAAGTATTACTACCACGATGCGTTGTTTCACTTTGATCTGCAGGTCGCGCAAGGGGAGATCGTCGCGCTGATGGGCCCAAGTGGCGCGGGCAAATCGACGCTGTTGGCGCTGATCGCCGGGTTCATTGAACCGCAATCGGGCGAGATGGCGGTCAGCGGACTCTCTTTACGCAACAAGCCGCCTTATCAGCGTCCGTTTTCCATGTTGTTTCAAGAGCACAATCTCTTTTCTCATCTCACGGTGGAGCAAAATATTGCTTTGGGCTTACAGCCTGGGCTCAAATTGAGCTCTGCCGAGCACAAGCAGGTGCAACAGGCGGCAGAGCAAGTGGGCATTGCGTCTTATCTGTCGCGTTTGCCGCAACAATTGTCGGGAGGGCAACGTCAGCGAGTGGCGCTGGCAAGGTGCTTTGTGCAGCCCAATCCGATCTGGCTGCTGGATGAGCCTTTTTCGGCACTCGATCCGGTGTTGCGTGAAGAGATGTTGGCACTGGTGAAACATCTCGCCAAGGAGCGCAATATCACCGTATTGATGGTGACGCACCACGTGAGTGATGCTCGTGCGATTGCCAGCCATTTTGTCTACATTGCCAATGGTCATGTTGAGCAGTTCGGCACCATGGCGCAGTTAACCACCACGCATGCCAATCGCGCCTTAGCTGAGTTTGTCCAAGCGGGAAGTTAA
- the thiP gene encoding thiamine/thiamine pyrophosphate ABC transporter permease ThiP encodes MNSVPKAGIGVAVMIATFVIAALAALLSTAPSLDVSIIWRDPYYRHVTQFSFWQAFLSMLLSVSLAIPVAQALAKRRFPGRDLLLKLFASTLVLPVLVGVFGLLAIYGNSGWLVSLLQQAGYLNSFSIYGLSGILLAHVFFNLPYAARLLLQALESIPAEQHKLAAHLGMSPWDKFRFVEWPRLRQQLPHVGGLVFMLCFTSFATVMALGGGPKSTTIELAIYQAIKFDFDLQSGAILAIWQMLLCGVLALALQKLARPLPVSAGSGSESPFLVRDSGLLRIWDYVWILAATLLVLPPLLMVLLSGVNGKVVEVLADARFWSALGASLQVALLSATLAVAAGMAILSSSRIWRIGQHRHRADSLEMVGTIILVTPGLVISTGVFLLLRSVTDVFSLALVVVVLVNSLMALPYAIKTLAQPMLHIEQQYQYLCASLGIRGLNRLRVIELRALSKPLASAFALCFMFAIGDLSAIALFGSQDFRTLPLYLFQLLGSYQMESAAVVSLTLLLLSVGCFALTERLFTTRVSEESC; translated from the coding sequence TTGAATTCTGTACCTAAAGCGGGCATTGGGGTCGCGGTGATGATCGCGACCTTTGTCATTGCTGCGCTGGCAGCGCTCCTCTCTACGGCGCCCTCGCTGGATGTGAGCATCATCTGGCGCGATCCTTACTATCGTCATGTCACCCAGTTCAGTTTCTGGCAGGCTTTTTTGTCGATGCTGCTCAGCGTCAGTTTGGCGATCCCGGTGGCGCAGGCGTTGGCCAAACGACGTTTTCCTGGTCGCGATCTGCTGTTGAAGCTGTTTGCCTCAACACTGGTTTTACCGGTGTTGGTCGGGGTGTTTGGTCTTTTGGCGATTTATGGCAACAGTGGTTGGTTGGTGAGTCTGTTGCAACAAGCGGGCTACTTGAACTCGTTCTCCATTTACGGTTTGAGTGGTATTTTGCTTGCTCACGTGTTTTTCAATCTGCCGTATGCCGCGCGTTTGCTGCTACAAGCGCTGGAATCGATCCCGGCAGAGCAGCATAAACTGGCTGCTCACCTCGGTATGTCACCTTGGGATAAGTTTCGTTTTGTTGAGTGGCCAAGGCTGCGTCAACAGTTGCCACATGTCGGCGGCTTGGTGTTCATGCTCTGTTTTACTAGCTTCGCCACTGTGATGGCGTTGGGCGGTGGGCCGAAATCCACCACCATTGAACTGGCTATCTATCAGGCGATTAAATTCGATTTCGATCTGCAAAGCGGGGCGATTCTGGCTATCTGGCAAATGTTGCTATGCGGCGTTTTGGCGCTGGCGCTACAAAAATTGGCGCGCCCTTTACCGGTTTCTGCTGGCAGTGGCAGCGAATCCCCTTTTTTAGTGCGCGACAGTGGCCTGCTGCGTATTTGGGACTACGTTTGGATTTTGGCTGCCACGCTTTTGGTGTTACCGCCGCTGCTGATGGTGCTGCTCTCTGGGGTGAATGGCAAAGTGGTTGAGGTGCTGGCTGATGCTCGTTTTTGGTCGGCACTTGGTGCATCACTGCAAGTCGCACTGCTTTCTGCCACGCTCGCAGTGGCGGCCGGCATGGCGATTCTCTCGTCCAGTCGCATCTGGCGCATTGGGCAACATCGCCACCGCGCAGATAGTTTGGAGATGGTGGGCACCATCATTTTAGTCACCCCGGGGCTAGTGATTAGTACGGGTGTTTTCTTGCTGCTGCGCAGCGTGACCGACGTTTTTAGCTTAGCGTTAGTGGTGGTGGTTTTGGTCAATAGCTTGATGGCGCTGCCGTACGCGATCAAAACCTTGGCTCAGCCAATGTTGCACATTGAGCAGCAGTACCAATATCTGTGTGCCAGTTTAGGTATACGCGGCCTAAACCGCTTGCGGGTGATTGAGCTGCGCGCGCTATCGAAACCGCTCGCTTCAGCGTTTGCGCTCTGTTTTATGTTTGCGATTGGCGATCTTAGCGCGATTGCGCTGTTTGGTAGCCAAGATTTTCGCACGCTGCCTTTGTACCTTTTCCAACTGCTGGGCAGTTACCAGATGGAATCGGCCGCAGTGGTCTCGCTCACTTTACTGCTGCTCAGTGTCGGCTGTTTTGCCCTGACCGAACGTCTATTTACCACCCGCGTTAGTGAGGAATCATGTTAA
- the thiB gene encoding thiamine ABC transporter substrate binding subunit, which yields MKTTLNLIALAIVTSAPALAADNTLTVYTYDSFAADWGPGPTIEKAFEAKCGCDVNFVALDDGVSILNRLRLEGKNSKADVVLGLDNNLMAEAKATGLLAEHQVDTRAVTLPKGWSDTTFVPYDYGYFAFIYNKETLANPPKSLKELVEQRRDLKVIYQDPRTSTPGQGLLLWIKSVYGDSASEAWQQLAKKTVTVTKGWSEAYSMFLKGESDMVLSYTTSPAYHLIAENDAKYAAAGFSEGHYMQVEVAAKVKSSQKQQLADEFMRFILSDEFQAAMPTGNWMYPVTDVKLPEGFDTLTVPVKSLSFTPEKVAEMRKPWIREWQSALTF from the coding sequence GTGAAAACCACTCTTAACCTGATTGCCCTAGCGATTGTTACTTCTGCCCCCGCTTTGGCTGCCGATAACACCCTCACTGTTTACACTTACGACTCTTTTGCCGCCGATTGGGGCCCGGGCCCGACGATCGAAAAAGCGTTCGAAGCGAAATGTGGCTGTGACGTCAACTTTGTTGCGCTGGATGATGGCGTGTCGATCCTTAACCGTCTGCGTCTTGAAGGCAAGAACAGCAAAGCGGATGTGGTGCTCGGGCTGGACAACAACTTGATGGCTGAAGCCAAAGCAACGGGTTTGCTGGCAGAACATCAGGTCGATACCCGTGCAGTTACGCTGCCAAAGGGGTGGTCTGATACGACGTTTGTCCCTTATGATTACGGCTACTTTGCTTTTATCTACAACAAAGAGACGCTGGCTAACCCGCCGAAGAGCTTAAAAGAGCTGGTGGAGCAGCGTCGCGATCTCAAAGTGATCTATCAAGATCCGCGCACCTCAACTCCGGGGCAAGGTTTGCTGTTGTGGATCAAATCCGTTTACGGCGATAGCGCCAGCGAAGCTTGGCAGCAACTGGCGAAAAAGACCGTGACGGTTACTAAGGGTTGGTCGGAAGCTTACTCTATGTTCCTCAAAGGCGAGTCGGATATGGTGTTGTCGTACACCACCTCTCCGGCTTATCACTTGATTGCGGAAAATGACGCGAAATACGCGGCGGCAGGCTTTTCTGAAGGGCACTACATGCAAGTGGAAGTGGCGGCGAAAGTGAAAAGCAGCCAAAAACAGCAACTGGCCGATGAGTTTATGCGCTTTATTTTAAGTGACGAATTCCAAGCGGCGATGCCAACGGGCAACTGGATGTATCCGGTCACCGACGTAAAACTGCCTGAGGGTTTTGACACCTTAACTGTGCCGGTGAAATCACTCAGCTTCACTCCTGAAAAGGTGGCCGAAATGCGCAAGCCTTGGATCCGCGAGTGGCAAAGCGCGCTGACGTTTTAA
- a CDS encoding flavin prenyltransferase UbiX, which translates to MTEKQKTITLAFTGASGAPYGLRLLECLLAADYQVYLLISSAARVVLATEQRLKLPANPQAAQSTLVNYLGCSAEKLVVCGKDDWFSPVASGSAAPKQMVVCPCSAGSVAAIAHGMSDNLIERAADVVLKERGQLILVVRETPFSTLHLENMHKLSQLGVTIMPAAPGFYHQPQRIEDLVDFMVARILDHLGVEQGLVPRWGYDNRSRDEHV; encoded by the coding sequence ATGACTGAAAAACAAAAAACAATCACACTGGCGTTTACGGGCGCATCTGGTGCGCCATATGGTTTACGCCTGCTTGAATGCCTGCTTGCGGCGGATTATCAGGTGTACCTGCTGATTTCTTCTGCCGCGCGCGTGGTGCTAGCCACTGAGCAGAGGCTGAAGTTGCCCGCCAATCCACAAGCTGCGCAAAGCACTCTGGTAAATTATCTGGGCTGCTCGGCCGAGAAGCTGGTGGTGTGCGGTAAGGACGATTGGTTCTCTCCCGTTGCTTCCGGCTCCGCCGCGCCAAAGCAGATGGTGGTGTGCCCTTGCTCTGCGGGCAGTGTCGCGGCGATAGCGCACGGCATGTCGGATAATTTAATTGAGCGCGCCGCCGATGTGGTACTGAAAGAGCGCGGTCAATTGATCCTTGTGGTGCGCGAAACGCCGTTTTCCACTTTGCATCTGGAAAATATGCACAAGTTATCGCAGCTTGGCGTGACCATCATGCCCGCAGCGCCGGGGTTTTACCATCAACCACAACGTATTGAAGATCTGGTCGACTTTATGGTCGCACGCATTCTTGACCATCTTGGGGTCGAGCAAGGCTTAGTGCCGCGCTGGGGGTACGATAACCGCTCGCGTGACGAGCACGTATAG
- the mpl gene encoding UDP-N-acetylmuramate:L-alanyl-gamma-D-glutamyl-meso-diaminopimelate ligase, producing MHIHILGICGTFMGGAAILARQLGHKVTGSDANVYPPMSTLLESQGIEIIEGFDPSQLNPAPDLVVIGNAMSRGNPCVEYVLNHNLRYTSGPQWLQEFLLHDRWVLAVSGTHGKTTTSSMLAWILDACGYQPGFLVGGVLGNFGVSARLGESMFFVVEADEYDSAFFDKRSKFVHYHPRTLIMNNLEFDHADIFDDLEAIKRQFHHLVRTVPGNGRILAPQQDAALADVLQRGCWSEQEFSGADGQWQAEKRVKDGSHFAVFFQGECVGEVNWDLVGDHNVDNALMAIAAARHVGVTPDLACQALGQFINTKRRLELKGEVNGVAVYDDFAHHPTAIELTLGGLRNKVGDKPIFAVLEPRSATMKRGVHKETLAASLAHADEVFLFQPPGLDWSVEAVAAQCRQPAFTSDNMDEFVAQIASRAKSGVQILVMSNGGFDGIHGKLLAALEKASD from the coding sequence ATGCATATTCATATCTTAGGGATCTGTGGCACTTTTATGGGCGGCGCCGCGATTTTGGCCCGGCAGTTAGGCCATAAGGTGACGGGATCGGACGCCAATGTTTACCCACCAATGAGTACACTTTTAGAATCTCAAGGTATTGAAATTATAGAGGGTTTTGACCCTTCTCAGTTAAATCCTGCTCCTGATCTGGTGGTGATTGGCAATGCCATGAGTCGTGGCAATCCGTGTGTTGAGTACGTACTTAACCACAACTTGCGTTATACCTCAGGGCCGCAGTGGTTGCAGGAGTTCTTACTGCACGATCGTTGGGTGTTGGCGGTATCAGGCACGCATGGCAAGACCACCACTTCAAGCATGCTGGCGTGGATTTTAGACGCATGCGGCTATCAGCCGGGATTTTTGGTCGGTGGTGTGCTCGGCAACTTCGGTGTCTCGGCGCGTTTGGGAGAAAGCATGTTTTTTGTTGTGGAAGCCGATGAATATGACAGTGCTTTTTTCGATAAGCGTTCTAAGTTCGTCCACTACCATCCACGCACCTTGATCATGAATAATCTTGAGTTCGATCATGCGGATATCTTTGATGATCTGGAAGCGATTAAGCGGCAATTTCACCATCTGGTGCGCACGGTTCCGGGCAACGGACGCATTCTTGCTCCACAGCAAGATGCGGCTTTGGCGGACGTTTTGCAACGTGGCTGCTGGAGCGAGCAGGAGTTTTCTGGCGCGGATGGCCAGTGGCAAGCGGAAAAGCGAGTCAAAGATGGTTCGCACTTTGCGGTTTTCTTCCAAGGTGAATGCGTGGGCGAAGTCAACTGGGACTTAGTGGGCGACCACAACGTCGATAATGCGCTGATGGCGATTGCGGCGGCGCGCCATGTCGGCGTGACGCCCGATCTTGCCTGTCAGGCCCTCGGCCAATTTATCAATACCAAGCGCCGTTTAGAGCTCAAAGGCGAAGTCAATGGTGTGGCTGTGTATGATGATTTCGCACATCATCCCACCGCGATTGAACTGACTCTCGGTGGTTTACGTAATAAGGTGGGCGACAAACCGATCTTTGCGGTTTTGGAGCCGCGCTCTGCAACAATGAAACGTGGGGTGCATAAAGAGACGCTTGCTGCTTCGTTAGCCCATGCCGATGAGGTGTTTTTATTCCAACCGCCGGGTTTGGATTGGTCGGTCGAGGCCGTGGCGGCACAATGTCGCCAGCCTGCGTTTACCAGTGACAATATGGATGAGTTTGTTGCGCAAATTGCCAGCCGTGCCAAATCTGGGGTGCAAATCTTGGTGATGAGTAACGGCGGTTTTGACGGCATTCATGGCAAGTTGCTGGCGGCACTGGAAAAGGCGTCTGACTGA